ATATCCCCATAAAGGAGAAAATCGAAATCATCGCCACAAAGGTGTACGGGGCCGATGGAGTGGTGTACGAGGGAGGGGTGGAGGAGAAGATCAAGCGTTTCACAGAGCTTGGATGGGGTAATCTCCCCATCTGCATGGCCAAGACTCACCTTTCCCTTTCCCACGACCCAAAGCTCAAAGGACGACCCCGGGGGTTCAAGCTCCCGGTGAAGGATATCCGTCCGGCCATAGGTGCAGGGTTCCTCTATCCCCTCTGTGGGGAGATTCGCACCATGCCTGGATTGCCTTCAGAGCCGGCGGGGAATAGAGTTGATATTGACGAGGAAGGACGGATTGTGGGGCTTTTCTGATGGAGCGCTGCGACATCCTTGTGGTTGGTGGGGGCATAGCCGGGCTTGCGGTGGCCTCCTGCCTTGAGGGGAAGTACAAGGTATTTGTCCTCGAGGAAAAGGAATCCTTTGGGGGCTTAGCCGGGGAGCTCTCCTGCAAGGCAACTGACCGATGCCTGCGATGCGGTGTGTGCCGGGCAGTAGAAATCCTGCGGAAAGCATCTTTCTGGCTTTCAGGGGCTACTGGGGAGTCCATTCACTCTGCAACCTGGGAGAACGGGGTCTTCCGAGTCACCACGAACCAGAGGGAAATCGCAGCTTCCTCGGTTGTTC
The Candidatus Caldatribacterium sp. genome window above contains:
- a CDS encoding formate--tetrahydrofolate ligase produces the protein IPIKEKIEIIATKVYGADGVVYEGGVEEKIKRFTELGWGNLPICMAKTHLSLSHDPKLKGRPRGFKLPVKDIRPAIGAGFLYPLCGEIRTMPGLPSEPAGNRVDIDEEGRIVGLF